A part of Nocardioides sp. WS12 genomic DNA contains:
- a CDS encoding 5'-3' exonuclease, translated as MTDRLMLLDTASMYFRAYFGSPEILAPDGTNVNAVRGLLGYISSLVEQYEPTHLVCCWDDDWRPQWRVDLIPTYKAHRVVTEVADAPDVEEVPDPLGLQVPIIREVLAAFGIAVIGAPGYEADDVIGTLATGAGMPVDAVTGDRDLFQLVDDAAGVRILYIGKGVGRHERVDEAWVLEKYGVRADQYADFATLRGDASDGLPGVKGVGDKTAASLLQKYDDVAGVRAAVDDPGSDLGPGPRLKIREASSYLDVAPKVVAVARDIDLPRGDALALPRTPVDPDALVALAERWSLASPVTRLTNVLSGTTS; from the coding sequence ATGACCGATCGACTGATGCTCCTCGACACCGCCAGCATGTACTTCCGCGCCTACTTCGGATCGCCCGAGATCCTCGCGCCCGACGGCACGAACGTGAATGCGGTGCGTGGCCTGCTGGGCTACATCTCGAGCCTGGTGGAGCAGTACGAGCCCACCCATCTCGTCTGCTGCTGGGACGACGACTGGCGTCCGCAGTGGCGCGTCGACCTCATCCCCACCTACAAGGCGCACCGCGTCGTCACCGAGGTCGCGGATGCTCCGGATGTCGAAGAGGTGCCCGACCCGCTCGGGTTGCAGGTGCCGATCATCCGCGAGGTGCTCGCGGCGTTCGGTATCGCCGTGATCGGAGCGCCCGGTTACGAGGCCGACGACGTCATCGGGACCCTGGCCACCGGTGCAGGCATGCCCGTGGACGCGGTGACCGGCGACCGCGACCTCTTCCAGTTGGTCGACGACGCCGCCGGGGTCCGGATTCTGTACATCGGCAAGGGCGTCGGGCGGCACGAGCGCGTCGACGAGGCCTGGGTCCTGGAGAAGTACGGCGTCCGCGCCGACCAGTACGCGGACTTCGCCACGTTGCGCGGGGACGCGTCCGACGGACTGCCCGGTGTGAAGGGTGTCGGCGACAAGACGGCCGCCTCGCTGCTCCAGAAGTACGACGACGTCGCCGGTGTCCGCGCGGCGGTCGACGACCCGGGCAGCGATCTCGGCCCCGGCCCGCGGCTCAAGATCCGGGAAGCGTCGTCGTACCTCGACGTGGCCCCGAAGGTCGTCGCGGTCGCTCGCGACATCGATCTCCCCCGCGGCGATGCCCTGGCACTCCCCCGCACGCCCGTCGATCCGGACGCCCTGGTGGCGCTCGCGGAGCGGTGGTCGCTGGCCTCGCCGGTCACGCGACTCACGAATGTTCTTTCCGGGACTACTTCGTAA